Proteins co-encoded in one Nicotiana sylvestris chromosome 7, ASM39365v2, whole genome shotgun sequence genomic window:
- the LOC104232238 gene encoding GDSL esterase/lipase At2g30220-like: MGITSFFFILLVQLCNGKSLPKFSAILIFGDSTVDTGNNNYISTIFQGNHRPYGENFPGRIPTGRFSDGKLVPDFLASMLGLKEYVPPFLQPYLSKHDLLTGVSFASAGSGYDDLTTAASKAIPMSQQIKYFEHYIEKLQGIVGEEKAQKILSGALVIISAGTNDFIFNFYDIPTRRNQFNITGYQDFLLIQLQNFVEDLYNLGCRKMLVAGLPPVGCLPIQITAKSPFLRKCIEEENFDAQSYNAKLTRLLKQVQAALSGSKVLYSDTYHPFMQMIKHPKKYGFVKTRQGCCGSGTYEAGPFCNKQRPVCKNASKYLFWDSIHPGESAYRYLSNMAMKKLLRHKLSHNKTH, translated from the exons ATGGGTATTACCAGCTTTTTTTTCATCCTGTTGGTGCAACTCTGCAATGGCAAATCCTTGCCCAAGTTCTCAGCCATCCTCATCTTTGGAGATTCAACAGTTGATACTGGCAACAATAATTACATCTCTACGATATTTCAAGGTAATCATCGCCCTTATGGCGAAAACTTCCCTGGCCGGATTCCGACAGGAAGGTTTTCAGATGGAAAACTCGTTCCTGACTTTTTAGCATCCATGTTAGGCCTTAAGGAATATGTTCCTCCTTTTCTACAACCATATCTATCAAAACATGATCTTCTAACTGGCGTCAGCTTTGCATCTGCTGGCTCTGGTTACGACGACCTAACCACAGCCGCATCTAAAGCAATCCCCATGTCCCAGCAAATAAAATATTTTGAGCACTACATAGAGAAGCTCCAGGGGATTGTAGGAGAAGAGAAAGCTCAAAAAATTCTCAGTGGTGCTTTGGTTATCATCAGTGCAGGGACTAACGATTTCATCTTCAACTTCTATGATATCCCAACAAGGAGGAATCAATTTAATATAACTGGATATCAAGATTTTTTGCTGATCCAGCTCCAGAACTTTGTAGAG GATCTATATAATCTTGGATGTCGTAAGATGCTTGTTGCCGGGCTTCCTCCTGTTGGCTGTCTTCCAATACAAATAACTGCAAAGTCCCCATTTCTCAGAAAGTGCATTGAAGAGGAGAATTTTGATGCTCAATCCTATAATGCGAAACTCACAAGGTTGCTAAAACAAGTACAAGCAGCACTTTCAGGAAGCAAAGTATTGTATTCAGATACATATCATCCTTTCATGCAGATGATCAAGCATCCAAAAAAATATG GATTTGTGAAAACTAGACAAGGGTGCTGTGGCAGTGGTACATATGAAGCAGGTCCATTCTGTAACAAACAACGCCCTGTCTGCAAAAATGCTTCTAAATACTTGTTCTGGGACAGTATACATCCTGGTGAATCAGCCTACCGGTATCTTTCCAATATGGCAATGAAGAAACTACTGCGTCACAAACTATCACACAACAAAACTCATTAA
- the LOC104232236 gene encoding exocyst complex component EXO70B1, with protein MAENGEEKLIAVARHIAKTLGHTDTMTDDILQIFSSFDNRLREKLTDDQPTSCASLERTLKSLHRQISRYVSTEHPIWSDSADSATFLDSIDELIATIREWNPMATDKSVSASLDKAEDLLQQAMFRLEDEFKTLMQRAAESLDLTRYQNGEPAANLNYSSDSEEAEDDSEIPVAHPVTDYDILIDALPAGTVSDLHEIARRMVAAGYGKECSHAYSACRREFLEESLSRLGLQKLSIDEVQKMQWTELEDEIEKWVKAVNVALRILFPSERRLCDRVFFGFNSVSDLSFMEVSRGSTIQLLNFADAVAISSRAPERLFKVLDVYEALRDLMPEFELLFMDQYCVLLRNEALTIWRRLGEAIRGIFMELENLIRRDPAKTPVPGGGLHPITRYVMNYLRAACRSRISLEQVFEESASAVDYRGEVDDRVLSSSPLAVQMAWTMELLESNLEAKSKIYKDSALLAVFMMNNERYIVQKVKDSELGLLLGDDWIRKHASKVKQYHINYQRSSWSKVLAALKIDNNAMSPTGASRSLKEKLKLFNSYFEEICKTQSTWIIFDEQLKEDLKNSVAGILSPAYRNFVGRLQSSHDTGRHVERHIKFSVEDVEARITELFQGNNGSGGGRK; from the coding sequence ATGGCTGAAAATGGCGAAGAAAAACTCATAGCTGTTGCTCGTCATATTGCTAAAACTCTTGGTCATACTGATACTATGACTGATGATATTCTTCAAATCTTCTCTAGTTTCGATAATCGTCTCCGTGAAAAGCTCACTGATGATCAGCCCACTAGCTGTGCTTCACTTGAACGAACCCTTAAATCTCTTCACCGTCAGATCTCTCGTTACGTCTCCACCGAACATCCCATATGGTCCGATTCAGCTGATTCTGCCACTTTCCTTGATTCCATTGACGAATTAATAGCCACAATTCGCGAGTGGAACCCTATGGCGACTGACAAATCCGTTTCTGCTTCTCTTGATAAAGCTGAGGATTTACTCCAACAAGCTATGTTCCGTTTGGAGGATGAGTTCAAAACCCTCATGCAACGCGCTGCTGAGTCCTTGGATCTCACGCGCTACCAGAACGGCGAACCGGCAGCGAATCTGAACTACTCCTCTGATTCCGAAGAAGCTGAAGATGACAGTGAGATTCCTGTAGCACATCCGGTTACAGATTACGACATCCTTATTGACGCTTTACCGGCGGGAACCGTCAGCGATCTTCACGAGATCGCAAGAAGGATGGTGGCCGCCGGATACGGGAAGGAGTGTTCGCACGCGTACAGCGCGTGTAGGAGAGAGTTTCTGGAGGAGAGTCTGAGTAGACTGGGGTTGCAGAAGCTGAGTATTGATGAAGTGCAGAAAATGCAGTGGACTGAGCTGGAAGACGAGATTGAGAAATGGGTCAAAGCGGTCAATGTTGCGCTCCGGATTCTGTTCCCGAGTGAACGCCGTCTATGCGATCGCGTCTTTTTCGGATTCAACTCTGTTTCTGATCTGTCATTCATGGAAGTTTCTAGAGGTTCTACGATTCAGCTTCTCAACTTTGCTGATGCTGTTGCCATCTCAAGTAGGGCACCGGAGAGACTTTTCAAGGTGCTGGATGTTTATGAGGCGCTTAGGGATTTGATGCCTGAATTTGAATTGTTGTTTATGGATCAATACTGTGTGTTATTGAGGAATGAAGCTTTGACTATATGGAGAAGATTAGGTGAGGCTATTAGAGGGATTTTTATGGAGTTGGAGAATTTGATTCGCCGCGATCCTGCCAAAACACCTGTTCCAGGTGGCGGACTCCACCCGATTACTCGATACGTGATGAATTATCTCCGCGCAGCTTGTCGGTCCCGGATTTCTCTTGAACAGGTTTTTGAGGAGTCTGCTAGTGCTGTTGATTATAGAGGAGAAGTGGATGATAGAGTGCTTTCATCGTCTCCCTTGGCTGTTCAAATGGCGTGGACCATGGAGTTACTTGAGAGTAATCTGGAAGCAAAATCCAAGATTTACAAGGACTCTGCTTTATTGGCTGTTTTTATGATGAATAATGAAAGATACATTGTTCAGAAGGTTAAAGATAGTGAGTTGGGATTACTTCTAGGTGATGATTGGATACGGAAGCACGCATCCAAAGTTAAGCAGTATCACATCAATTATCAACGAAGTTCATGGAGTAAGGTTTTGGCAGCTCTGAAGATTGATAATAATGCTATGTCGCCTACTGGAGCATCAAGGTCTTTGAAAGAAAAGCTTAAGTTATTCAATTCCTACTTTGAGGAGATATGTAAAACACAATCCACTTGGATAATCTTTGATGAGCAACTGAAGGAGGATTTGAAGAATTCCGTAGCTGGGATTTTGTCTCCAGCATACCGCAACTTTGTTGGAAGGTTGCAGAGTAGTCACGATACTGGGAGGCACGTGGAGAGGCATATCAAGTTTAGTGTGGAGGATGTTGAAGCTCGAATTACTGAGTTATTTCAGGGGAACAATGGATCAGGTGGTGGCAGGAAGTGA